In a single window of the Flavobacterium sp. W4I14 genome:
- a CDS encoding ATP-dependent DNA helicase RecQ (product_source=KO:K03654; cath_funfam=3.40.50.300; cog=COG0514; ko=KO:K03654; pfam=PF00270,PF00271,PF16124; smart=SM00487; superfamily=46785,52540; tigrfam=TIGR00614), whose protein sequence is MTAIEILQKYWGHQAFRPLQEDIISSVLEGKDSLALLPTGGGKSICFQVPALVKEGICIVVSPLIALMKDQVENLKSKGIEAIAIYAGMGKREIDILLDNCIYGKIKFLYLSPERLLSDLVRVRISYMNVNLIAVDEAHCISQWGYDFRPPYQQIAKLREILPDVPVLALTATATEFVRKDIVEKLEMKDPQVFVKSFARDNLSYVVFGQEDKYKKLIDICQKVKGTGLVYVRNRRETAEVANFINRNQIKADFYHAGLERDVRFLKQEEWKNNKTRIMVATNAFGMGIDKADVRFVVHLDLPESLEAYYQEAGRAGRDEKRSYAVLLANQSDVLGLESRYLDSFPTPDEIRKTYHYLGNYFQLAFGAGEGLTFTFDIADFCKRFNISVLKTISALKFLEHDGYLTLSESVFLPSRMMFIASHEDIYRFQIENKAYDGIIKTILRSHGGAFDGFVKINEADLAKKTGLSYKEIVALLNKLQAIELLTYTQQTDQPQLQYIRPRVDMDHFDLDVKYLELRKEILHKQISAVVAYASSNLCRSIQLLHYFDEHHAIKCGVCDVCLAEKRAENQSQMEEEIEFEIVSLLQQQPLSLDDLVTNIKNGAEAERIDTIRELLDAGKIKTDGKKYYI, encoded by the coding sequence ATGACAGCAATAGAGATTTTACAAAAATATTGGGGACATCAAGCTTTTAGGCCTTTACAGGAAGATATTATTTCTTCGGTTCTGGAAGGAAAAGACAGTTTAGCATTGTTGCCTACAGGGGGTGGTAAATCGATCTGTTTTCAGGTTCCTGCTTTGGTTAAAGAGGGGATCTGCATTGTTGTTTCGCCATTAATTGCTTTGATGAAGGACCAGGTAGAAAACCTGAAATCGAAAGGGATTGAAGCCATTGCCATTTATGCAGGCATGGGCAAACGCGAAATCGATATCTTGCTGGATAACTGTATTTACGGAAAAATCAAGTTCCTCTATTTATCTCCTGAACGTTTATTATCTGATTTAGTGCGTGTTCGCATTTCGTACATGAATGTAAATTTAATTGCTGTAGATGAAGCACATTGCATTTCGCAGTGGGGTTATGATTTCCGTCCGCCATACCAACAGATCGCCAAACTCCGCGAAATCCTTCCAGATGTTCCGGTTTTAGCACTTACTGCAACCGCTACTGAGTTTGTGCGGAAAGATATTGTAGAGAAGCTTGAAATGAAAGACCCACAGGTTTTTGTTAAAAGTTTTGCCAGAGATAATTTAAGCTACGTGGTTTTCGGCCAGGAAGATAAATATAAAAAGCTGATCGATATTTGTCAAAAAGTAAAAGGTACAGGTTTGGTTTATGTGCGTAACCGCAGGGAAACCGCCGAGGTTGCTAATTTTATCAATAGGAATCAGATTAAGGCCGATTTTTACCACGCCGGATTAGAGCGTGATGTACGTTTTTTAAAACAAGAAGAGTGGAAAAATAACAAAACCCGGATTATGGTGGCTACAAATGCTTTCGGGATGGGAATTGATAAGGCAGATGTTCGTTTTGTGGTGCATTTAGATTTACCCGAAAGTTTAGAAGCCTATTACCAGGAAGCTGGTAGGGCAGGGCGTGATGAAAAACGAAGCTACGCTGTTCTGTTAGCTAATCAATCCGATGTTCTGGGCTTAGAATCCAGGTATTTAGATAGTTTTCCTACTCCAGATGAGATCAGAAAAACCTATCACTACCTCGGTAATTATTTTCAATTGGCATTTGGTGCAGGCGAAGGTTTGACTTTTACTTTTGATATAGCTGATTTCTGTAAACGGTTTAATATTAGTGTTTTAAAAACAATTTCTGCTTTGAAGTTTTTAGAACATGATGGCTACCTCACCTTATCTGAAAGTGTTTTTCTACCATCGAGAATGATGTTTATTGCTAGTCATGAAGACATTTACCGTTTTCAGATTGAAAATAAAGCTTACGACGGCATTATAAAAACCATTCTGCGTTCGCATGGTGGCGCTTTCGACGGTTTTGTTAAGATTAATGAAGCCGATTTAGCCAAGAAAACAGGTTTGTCGTATAAAGAAATTGTTGCACTGCTTAATAAATTGCAGGCCATCGAGTTACTTACTTATACGCAGCAAACCGATCAGCCGCAATTGCAATACATTAGGCCGAGGGTAGATATGGACCATTTTGATCTGGATGTGAAATACCTGGAGCTGAGAAAGGAAATCCTACACAAACAGATTAGCGCTGTGGTAGCTTATGCTTCATCAAATTTGTGCAGGAGTATTCAGCTGCTTCATTATTTTGACGAACATCATGCTATAAAATGTGGGGTATGCGATGTTTGTCTGGCTGAAAAAAGAGCCGAAAATCAGAGCCAGATGGAGGAGGAAATTGAATTTGAGATCGTTTCTTTACTGCAACAACAACCTTTAAGTCTTGATGATCTGGTTACAAATATTAAAAATGGCGCCGAAGCCGAAAGGATTGATACCATTAGAGAATTGTTAGATGCAGGTAAGATTAAAACTGATGGGAAGAAGTATTATATTTAG
- a CDS encoding hypothetical protein (product_source=Hypo-rule applied; cath_funfam=3.30.1490.20; cleavage_site_network=SignalP-noTM) gives MKKIIFALLGVLSIASIANAQQKKTSGAIQFENIIDPAAMASASGIQLTDQMKARMPSSSKSNFELLFTATNASYMPVEETEDSNGAGGGGGGMGRMMMRFGGGGGNREYYYTFADKGLTEVFDLNDTTYYMPSKLTLSTSGPIGSMRVGGRNPNDTTKAKPAPAPTIEVVKTDSTKQIIGFTCHQAIIRSTRAIKILDMDKNVVEETKIWYTKDLGFDFSPNPNMWTEGAVLAIEGRGNSSIAKSIEYRNVSTKDVTAPKKAKLITAEEYKTKMENMMKRFRQNRPGGGGQIRSFGMN, from the coding sequence ATGAAAAAAATAATCTTCGCTTTACTGGGAGTTTTGTCAATTGCATCAATTGCAAATGCGCAGCAGAAAAAAACTTCAGGAGCCATACAATTTGAAAATATTATCGATCCGGCAGCAATGGCTTCGGCAAGTGGCATCCAGCTAACCGACCAGATGAAAGCCAGAATGCCCTCATCTAGCAAAAGCAACTTCGAGTTATTGTTTACGGCCACAAATGCAAGTTATATGCCAGTTGAAGAAACTGAAGACAGTAACGGAGCAGGTGGTGGCGGTGGCGGCATGGGCCGTATGATGATGCGTTTTGGTGGTGGTGGTGGTAACAGAGAATACTACTATACCTTTGCAGATAAAGGACTTACAGAGGTTTTTGATCTGAACGATACCACTTATTATATGCCGAGTAAATTAACTTTATCTACTTCTGGCCCAATAGGCTCTATGAGAGTAGGCGGTAGAAATCCTAATGATACCACTAAAGCAAAACCAGCTCCAGCACCAACAATCGAAGTGGTTAAAACAGATTCTACCAAACAGATTATCGGTTTTACCTGTCACCAGGCGATTATAAGATCTACAAGGGCTATTAAAATCTTGGATATGGATAAAAATGTAGTAGAAGAAACCAAAATCTGGTATACAAAAGATTTAGGCTTCGACTTTTCTCCGAACCCAAATATGTGGACAGAAGGTGCAGTTTTAGCAATCGAAGGTAGAGGTAACAGCTCAATCGCCAAAAGCATCGAGTATAGAAATGTAAGCACAAAAGATGTAACCGCACCTAAAAAAGCAAAACTGATCACTGCTGAAGAGTATAAAACTAAAATGGAAAACATGATGAAACGTTTTAGACAGAACAGACCTGGTGGCGGTGGACAGATCAGATCATTTGGTATGAATTAA
- a CDS encoding L-lactate dehydrogenase complex protein LldE (product_source=KO:K18928; cog=COG0247; ko=KO:K18928; pfam=PF02754), which translates to MKVELFVPCFVDQLYPETAFNTLRLLEKSGCDVTYNSKQTCCGQPAYNAGYWDEAKEVGTKFLNDFTENTYVVAPSASCVGMVKGGFNDLFTNTIVHNKCRSLQSNIWELSDFLVNVAKRDYFGAELEGKAVYHDSCSALRECKIKDEPRQLLSKVHGLEMIEMEDTDMCCGFGGTFAVKFDAISSAMAEQKVNHALAQQADYIISTDLSCLLHLQGYIEKNNLAIKTMHIADVLCNGWLESTEY; encoded by the coding sequence ATGAAAGTAGAATTATTTGTGCCTTGCTTTGTAGATCAGCTCTATCCTGAAACCGCTTTTAATACCTTAAGGTTATTAGAAAAATCTGGATGTGATGTAACCTACAATTCAAAACAAACCTGTTGTGGGCAACCTGCGTATAATGCAGGTTATTGGGATGAGGCTAAGGAAGTGGGTACAAAATTTTTGAACGATTTTACCGAAAACACCTATGTTGTGGCACCATCAGCTTCGTGTGTAGGCATGGTGAAAGGTGGATTTAACGATCTGTTTACCAATACCATTGTGCACAACAAATGCCGGAGTTTGCAATCGAATATATGGGAGCTTTCTGATTTTCTGGTAAACGTAGCCAAAAGAGATTATTTCGGCGCTGAATTGGAAGGAAAAGCCGTTTACCATGATTCGTGCAGCGCATTGCGTGAATGCAAAATCAAAGATGAACCCCGCCAGTTGCTTTCTAAAGTACACGGTTTAGAAATGATCGAAATGGAAGATACTGATATGTGCTGTGGTTTCGGCGGAACATTTGCGGTTAAATTTGACGCCATTTCATCTGCAATGGCCGAGCAGAAAGTTAATCATGCGCTCGCACAACAGGCAGATTACATCATTTCGACCGATTTATCCTGCCTTTTACATCTTCAGGGCTATATTGAGAAAAATAACCTTGCGATTAAAACCATGCACATCGCCGATGTATTGTGTAATGGCTGGTTGGAAAGTACGGAATATTAA
- a CDS encoding hypothetical protein (product_source=Hypo-rule applied; superfamily=161098; transmembrane_helix_parts=Inside_1_6,TMhelix_7_29,Outside_30_33,TMhelix_34_53,Inside_54_59,TMhelix_60_82,Outside_83_87) gives MKPNKLYTTASVVFLVLSALVFAYDGYYILGIQTVNLFLALIAMAYITSFIAVMKDRKSIVSWLLLILNSIILICIIYFLTHFKMRM, from the coding sequence ATGAAACCAAATAAACTCTATACTACCGCTTCAGTTGTATTCTTAGTGCTCAGTGCGCTCGTTTTTGCATACGACGGGTATTATATTTTGGGTATCCAGACTGTAAACTTATTTCTGGCACTAATTGCAATGGCTTACATTACGTCTTTTATAGCGGTAATGAAAGATCGGAAATCTATTGTTTCGTGGTTATTACTAATCTTAAATTCGATTATATTAATCTGCATCATCTATTTCCTGACGCATTTTAAAATGAGGATGTAG
- a CDS encoding imidazolonepropionase-like amidohydrolase/Tol biopolymer transport system component (product_source=COG1228/COG0823; cath_funfam=2.120.10.60,2.30.40.10; cleavage_site_network=SignalP-noTM; cog=COG0823,COG1228; pfam=PF01979,PF07676; superfamily=51338,69304), translating to MKHLYFLSALSLLFFSSNAQEKKWDIEKYQGTTKNFTLNTDEGTWMNLDVSADGQEIAFDLLGDIYVMPISGGVAKLISGGIAWDVQPRFSPNGKYISYTSDKSGGDNIWIMNRDGSGKKQVTKESFRLLNNATWMPNSEYLVARKHFTASRSLGAGEMWMYSINGGDGVQLTKRKNDQQDAGEPNVSPDGKYVYFSEDVSPGPNFEYSKDPNGTIYAIRQLDLTTGKLTTLINEQGGACRPQVSPDGNLIAFVKRVRLKSTLYVQNLKTGEEWPVNEDLSHDQQETWAIFGVYPNFAWTPDSKSIVFYAKGKIRKTEIGTLINSTIPFQANTIQTVQKALHFEQQVFSNEFSAKMLRQLTTSPDGKTIVFNAAGYLYKQELPAGTPERLTNGLDFEFEPAFSPDGKYVVYTTWSDELRGAIKRTDVKSGKTIMLTDEKGFYYSPQYSTKGDKIVFRKGSGNDVLGYNYGRGTGIFMMPANGGAKTLILDNGIRPQFNNTDTRIYFQSYADGKKALKSIDLNGANERTHFTSQYANQFIISPDNKWVAFNELFNVYITPMINIGTAQDASAGNKAIPVTKVTTDGGTYIQWSADSKSLHWTLGPKYFTVDVNNAFNFDGNTPKTEASSIDINLVLKSDIPTGIVALKGARIISMKGDEIIENGTIITDGNKITAIGKADAVSIPANAKIIDVNGKTIMPGIVDVHAHLRTSPDGITPQSDWSYMANLAFGVTTSHDPSSNTEMVFSQSEMLKAGRMVGPRVYSTGSILYGADGDFKVVINSLDDALANLRRLKAVGAFSVKSYNQPRREQRQQILEAARQLSMEVVPEGGSTFFTNMNMVADGHTGIEHSIPVIPVYKDVTTLWNNTDVAYTPTLIVAYGGQWGENYWYDRTNVWENEKLMTYTPRSIIDARARRRTTSEYSDYNHIDIAKAAKQIADGGTKINLGAHGQIQGLGAHWELWMFVQGGFTPMQAIRAATLNGASYLGMNKEIGSLEVGKLADMVIMDANPLDDIRNSEKIKYVMVNGRLYDSATLNEVGTREKLRGKLWFENIRGNGYIIPNGESETWTFTVPHCD from the coding sequence ATGAAACACCTCTATTTTCTATCCGCTCTTTCCCTATTATTTTTTAGTTCAAACGCCCAAGAGAAAAAATGGGATATTGAAAAATACCAGGGCACCACAAAAAACTTTACTTTAAATACTGATGAAGGTACCTGGATGAACCTTGATGTAAGCGCTGATGGACAGGAAATTGCCTTCGATTTACTTGGCGATATTTACGTGATGCCAATTAGCGGCGGAGTTGCAAAACTAATTAGTGGTGGTATTGCCTGGGATGTTCAACCCCGCTTTAGTCCTAACGGAAAATACATTTCTTACACCAGCGATAAAAGCGGTGGAGATAATATATGGATTATGAACCGTGATGGTTCTGGCAAAAAACAGGTTACCAAAGAGAGTTTCAGGTTATTGAATAATGCCACCTGGATGCCAAATAGCGAATACCTAGTGGCCAGAAAACATTTTACCGCAAGCCGCTCCTTAGGCGCTGGCGAAATGTGGATGTATAGTATAAACGGGGGAGATGGTGTGCAGTTAACCAAACGTAAAAATGATCAGCAGGATGCGGGTGAGCCTAACGTTTCGCCAGATGGCAAATATGTTTACTTTAGTGAAGACGTAAGTCCAGGCCCTAATTTCGAATATAGTAAAGACCCTAACGGGACTATTTATGCCATCCGTCAACTGGATTTAACAACAGGAAAATTAACTACTTTGATTAATGAACAAGGTGGGGCCTGTCGCCCCCAGGTTTCTCCAGATGGAAATTTGATTGCTTTTGTAAAGCGTGTAAGGTTAAAATCTACTTTATATGTTCAGAACCTGAAGACTGGGGAAGAATGGCCGGTTAATGAAGATTTATCTCATGATCAGCAAGAAACCTGGGCTATTTTTGGAGTTTATCCAAATTTTGCCTGGACACCAGATAGCAAAAGCATCGTTTTCTATGCAAAAGGAAAAATCAGAAAAACAGAAATTGGTACGTTGATCAACAGCACTATTCCTTTCCAGGCAAATACCATTCAAACCGTACAGAAGGCCTTACATTTTGAGCAACAGGTTTTCAGCAATGAATTTTCGGCAAAAATGTTAAGACAGTTAACCACTTCGCCTGATGGAAAAACAATTGTCTTTAATGCTGCAGGATACTTATACAAACAAGAATTACCAGCAGGAACACCAGAAAGGTTAACCAACGGATTGGATTTCGAATTTGAACCTGCTTTTAGTCCCGATGGGAAATATGTTGTTTATACCACCTGGAGTGATGAATTACGTGGGGCAATAAAGCGTACAGATGTAAAATCAGGAAAAACCATTATGTTAACTGATGAAAAAGGTTTTTATTATTCTCCTCAATACTCAACAAAAGGCGATAAAATCGTTTTCAGAAAAGGAAGTGGTAACGATGTTTTAGGTTATAACTATGGCCGGGGAACAGGTATTTTTATGATGCCAGCCAATGGTGGTGCTAAAACTTTGATTTTAGATAACGGAATCCGTCCGCAGTTTAACAATACCGATACCCGCATTTATTTCCAGAGTTATGCTGATGGCAAAAAAGCATTAAAAAGTATCGATTTAAATGGTGCTAATGAAAGAACACACTTTACTTCTCAATATGCAAATCAGTTTATTATCAGTCCGGATAATAAATGGGTGGCATTTAACGAATTGTTTAACGTTTACATCACACCGATGATCAATATTGGTACGGCACAGGATGCATCGGCGGGCAATAAAGCCATTCCGGTTACAAAAGTGACTACCGATGGCGGAACATATATCCAATGGAGCGCCGATAGTAAAAGCCTTCATTGGACGTTAGGGCCTAAATATTTTACTGTTGATGTAAATAATGCTTTCAACTTTGATGGAAATACACCGAAAACCGAAGCATCTTCTATTGACATCAATTTGGTTTTAAAATCTGATATCCCTACCGGAATAGTGGCACTAAAAGGTGCAAGGATTATCTCGATGAAAGGTGATGAAATAATTGAAAATGGTACCATTATTACCGATGGAAATAAAATTACGGCAATAGGAAAAGCAGATGCTGTAAGTATTCCAGCTAATGCCAAAATAATTGATGTTAATGGCAAAACCATTATGCCAGGCATCGTTGATGTTCATGCGCACTTGCGTACCAGTCCCGATGGAATAACACCACAGAGCGATTGGAGTTATATGGCCAATCTCGCTTTTGGTGTAACCACTTCACACGATCCATCAAGCAATACCGAAATGGTTTTTAGCCAGAGTGAAATGCTTAAGGCTGGTAGAATGGTTGGCCCGAGGGTTTATTCAACCGGATCTATTTTATATGGTGCTGATGGCGATTTCAAAGTGGTAATTAATAGTTTGGATGATGCCTTAGCTAATCTGCGCAGGTTAAAAGCCGTTGGTGCATTTTCAGTAAAATCGTATAACCAACCGCGTAGAGAGCAGCGCCAGCAGATTTTAGAAGCAGCCCGACAGTTAAGTATGGAAGTTGTACCTGAAGGCGGCTCAACTTTTTTCACCAACATGAATATGGTTGCCGATGGGCATACCGGAATAGAACATAGTATTCCTGTTATACCGGTTTATAAAGATGTGACCACGCTTTGGAACAATACCGATGTAGCTTATACACCTACTTTAATTGTAGCTTACGGTGGCCAGTGGGGCGAAAATTACTGGTACGACAGAACCAATGTTTGGGAGAACGAAAAATTAATGACTTATACCCCCCGCTCGATTATTGATGCGAGAGCAAGACGCCGGACAACTTCTGAATACAGTGATTATAACCATATCGATATTGCTAAGGCCGCTAAACAAATTGCAGATGGCGGTACAAAGATTAATCTTGGTGCACACGGGCAGATCCAGGGTTTAGGTGCGCATTGGGAACTTTGGATGTTTGTTCAAGGAGGTTTTACACCAATGCAAGCCATCAGGGCCGCAACATTAAACGGTGCAAGTTATTTGGGTATGAACAAAGAAATCGGCTCACTTGAAGTAGGAAAACTAGCTGATATGGTGATCATGGATGCCAATCCTTTAGATGATATCCGCAATTCGGAGAAAATTAAATATGTAATGGTCAATGGCCGACTTTATGATAGTGCTACCTTAAATGAAGTAGGAACCAGAGAAAAACTTAGAGGTAAATTATGGTTCGAGAATATCAGAGGAAATGGCTATATTATTCCAAACGGAGAATCAGAAACCTGGACTTTTACTGTTCCGCATTGTGATTAA
- a CDS encoding peptidoglycan/LPS O-acetylase OafA/YrhL (product_source=COG1835; cog=COG1835; pfam=PF01757; transmembrane_helix_parts=Outside_1_19,TMhelix_20_42,Inside_43_48,TMhelix_49_71,Outside_72_85,TMhelix_86_108,Inside_109_116,TMhelix_117_139,Outside_140_153,TMhelix_154_171,Inside_172_177,TMhelix_178_197,Outside_198_211,TMhelix_212_231,Inside_232_235,TMhelix_236_254,Outside_255_263,TMhelix_264_286,Inside_287_292,TMhelix_293_315,Outside_316_324,TMhelix_325_347,Inside_348_365), which translates to MITAENKTNLLATKQHFEILDGLRGVAAIVVVIYHFMEIAITNYNKNFLSHGFLAVDFFFCLSGFVIAYAYDSRASHIGITQFFKLRLIRLHPLVVIGSVLGLITFLIDPYSDLYEVYGFGKTLLLFLSSAFLIPYPAMPERYTNLFCLNAPAWSLFWEYIANIFYIFVLYRLGKKSLIALVVIGAVCLCYVAVRATNVGGGWGGQNFWDGGARVLYSFTAGMLVYRLNWVIKNKVGFLGMIVLLLAAFLVPFNDKYNWITEPILVLFYFPLLVALGAGTVLKPSFKKICNLSGEISYPLYMVHYPFVWIFLTYVAEVQPPASSLWVVIPVSVLLLILFSYMVMRFVDIPLRKYLKQKFLNDNSI; encoded by the coding sequence GTGATTACAGCCGAGAACAAAACAAACCTATTAGCAACCAAGCAACATTTCGAAATTTTAGATGGATTAAGGGGTGTAGCGGCCATTGTAGTAGTGATTTATCATTTTATGGAAATCGCGATTACCAATTATAACAAGAATTTTCTTTCACATGGTTTCCTCGCTGTCGATTTCTTTTTCTGTTTATCCGGCTTTGTAATTGCCTATGCTTACGATAGTCGTGCATCGCATATCGGAATTACACAGTTCTTTAAATTAAGGCTTATCCGCTTGCACCCGCTGGTGGTTATTGGTTCCGTTTTAGGACTGATCACTTTTCTGATCGATCCATACAGCGATCTTTATGAGGTTTATGGATTCGGAAAAACCTTGCTATTGTTTTTATCCTCAGCTTTTTTAATCCCTTATCCGGCCATGCCCGAGCGGTATACCAACTTATTCTGCTTAAATGCACCGGCCTGGTCATTATTTTGGGAATATATTGCCAATATCTTTTACATTTTCGTGCTTTATCGGTTAGGTAAAAAATCACTCATCGCTTTGGTTGTTATAGGAGCAGTATGCCTTTGTTATGTAGCTGTTCGCGCTACTAATGTAGGTGGTGGCTGGGGAGGACAGAATTTTTGGGACGGTGGAGCGCGTGTGCTGTATTCTTTTACAGCCGGTATGCTGGTTTACCGTTTAAATTGGGTGATCAAAAATAAAGTTGGGTTTTTAGGCATGATCGTGCTTTTGCTCGCAGCCTTTTTAGTTCCTTTTAACGATAAATACAATTGGATTACCGAGCCGATACTTGTACTGTTTTACTTTCCACTTTTAGTGGCATTGGGAGCAGGTACAGTATTAAAGCCATCGTTTAAAAAGATCTGTAATCTCTCAGGCGAAATATCATATCCGCTTTATATGGTACATTATCCATTTGTTTGGATATTTTTAACCTATGTAGCCGAGGTTCAGCCACCTGCATCCTCACTTTGGGTGGTTATCCCGGTTTCGGTACTGCTTTTAATTCTTTTCTCTTATATGGTAATGAGATTTGTAGATATTCCTTTGCGCAAATACCTTAAGCAAAAATTTTTAAACGATAACAGCATATGA
- a CDS encoding UMF1 family MFS transporter (product_source=KO:K06902; cath_funfam=1.20.1250.20; cog=COG2270; ko=KO:K06902; pfam=PF11700; superfamily=103473; transmembrane_helix_parts=Inside_1_19,TMhelix_20_42,Outside_43_61,TMhelix_62_84,Inside_85_95,TMhelix_96_113,Outside_114_117,TMhelix_118_137,Inside_138_157,TMhelix_158_177,Outside_178_191,TMhelix_192_214,Inside_215_246,TMhelix_247_269,Outside_270_283,TMhelix_284_306,Inside_307_310,TMhelix_311_333,Outside_334_337,TMhelix_338_360,Inside_361_372,TMhelix_373_395,Outside_396_404,TMhelix_405_424,Inside_425_432) produces MITKNNKKTIRSWAFFDWANSAYNLVITSTIFPAYYTIITTTKEHGDKVEFFGRTFVNTSLSNYALSFAYLIMAFALPMLSSIADRRGNKKSFMKFFTYVGGAACIGLYFFKLDTLEMSIILFAIAAMGYIGGVLFSNSYLPEIATEEHQDRVSAQGFSYGYIGSVLLQLICFLFVLKPEWFGITDASFPPRLSFLLVGVWWIGFSQIPFSILPNGTPQHDKIKTNILKDGFSELSKVWAQVKQMRVLKGFLVSFFFYSMGVQTIMLAAAGFAEKTLKLGTAKLIAVILIIQLVAIPGAMLMSYLAKKIGNINVLIMVVVVWIGCCVFGYCITSEYQFYSLAAIVGLIMGGIQSLSRSTYSKYLPVNTKDSTSFFSFYDVTEKLAIVIGLFSFAYIEDLTGNIRYSIIALASFFIVGLVLLMLLRKNEHKNR; encoded by the coding sequence ATGATAACAAAAAATAATAAGAAAACCATCCGTTCATGGGCATTTTTCGATTGGGCAAACTCTGCCTATAACTTGGTCATCACTTCTACTATTTTTCCAGCTTATTATACCATTATTACCACCACTAAAGAACATGGTGATAAAGTGGAGTTCTTTGGCCGGACCTTTGTAAATACCTCGCTTTCCAACTATGCCTTATCATTTGCTTATTTGATTATGGCATTTGCTTTGCCAATGCTTTCATCCATTGCCGATAGAAGAGGGAATAAAAAGTCGTTTATGAAATTCTTTACCTACGTGGGTGGAGCGGCTTGTATTGGTTTATATTTCTTTAAACTAGATACGCTCGAAATGAGCATCATTTTGTTTGCAATAGCTGCAATGGGATATATTGGAGGGGTGTTATTCAGCAACTCTTATCTGCCTGAAATTGCAACCGAAGAACATCAGGATCGCGTGAGTGCACAAGGTTTTTCGTATGGTTACATCGGCTCGGTTTTACTTCAACTGATTTGTTTCCTATTTGTGCTAAAACCGGAATGGTTTGGTATTACTGATGCTTCATTTCCGCCAAGGTTATCATTTTTATTAGTTGGCGTATGGTGGATCGGTTTCTCTCAGATTCCCTTTTCAATACTTCCGAACGGAACGCCTCAGCACGATAAAATAAAAACGAATATCCTTAAGGATGGCTTTAGCGAATTATCGAAAGTTTGGGCACAGGTGAAACAAATGAGGGTTTTAAAAGGATTTTTAGTTTCTTTCTTTTTTTACTCTATGGGTGTACAAACCATTATGCTTGCTGCTGCTGGTTTCGCTGAAAAAACATTAAAATTGGGAACAGCAAAATTGATTGCGGTGATATTGATCATTCAGCTTGTTGCTATTCCGGGCGCTATGCTCATGTCGTATTTAGCAAAAAAAATAGGGAATATAAATGTATTAATTATGGTAGTTGTAGTATGGATAGGCTGTTGTGTTTTTGGTTATTGCATTACCAGCGAATATCAATTTTACTCATTGGCCGCAATTGTAGGCTTGATTATGGGCGGAATCCAATCTCTATCACGTTCTACCTATTCTAAATATTTACCGGTTAATACAAAAGATAGCACCTCATTTTTCAGTTTTTATGATGTAACAGAAAAACTGGCGATTGTGATCGGTCTTTTCAGTTTTGCCTACATTGAAGATTTAACCGGAAATATTCGCTATTCAATTATCGCTTTGGCATCATTTTTTATTGTTGGATTAGTTCTTTTAATGCTTCTAAGAAAAAACGAACATAAGAATCGCTAA